The Acidithiobacillus thiooxidans ATCC 19377 DNA window ATGGCGGTTTTTTCAGGGTCTTCGGAAAATGCCCGCAACATGGGGGTAAAACGGGTTTGATACACCTTGACGGCTTCATCTCCGTAAGTTTCCCGCGCGGCCGTTTCGCTGAGGCCTACCGTGGCGATGGGGGGATGGCTGAAGACTACCGTCGGCACCAGCGTGACATCCAGGTGGCGTTCGGACTGCTGGTTGAATAAACGATCCGCCAGTCTTCTCCCGGCAGCAATAGCCACCGGGGTCAGGGCGGGAGCGCTGGTCACGTCGCCCAACGCATAAATGCCGGGAATAGCGGTGTTCTGGAAAGCATCCACGGGAATGAATCCGTTTGCGTCTTGGCTAATGCCGACATTTTCCAGCTCCAGTTCTTCACTGTTTGGGCGTCTGCCAATCGCCCAAATGACGGCATCCAGTCCGCCCAGGCAGTCTCCATCCTGAAAGTGCAGGCATAAACCATCAGGGCGTTTTTCCAGCTCACGCACCTGACGCTGGGCCAGCAAATTGATGCCTTGATGGAGCATGGCATCCATCAGATGTTCACGAAGTATCGGCTCGAAATCATTCAGAAAATGTTTGCGTCGCATGAGCAGTGATACATCACTGCCCAAAGCATGCAAAACGCCAGCCAGTTCCACGGCAATATAACCGGCTCCGACAATGGCGACACAGCGTGGAGCCTTTTCCAACTCAAAAAAACCGTCCGAACTGATACCCAGCTCGGCACCAGGAATATCCGGCCAGGTGGGTTGGCCACCAGTAGCGATGAGGATGTGCGGGGCACGCAGAATCTTACTGTCTACTTCCACCTGGTTTTTGTCATGAAAACGCGCATGTCCACGAATCAAGGTAACGCCATTACCATCCAGTCCCTGTGCATAGCGGCCATTGAGACGATCAATATAAGCGTCTCTTTTGGCCTTGAGCCGTTCCCAATGAAAACTGGAGGCAACCGCATCAAAACCATAGTCTTCTGCCATCCGCATTTGTTCGGCCAGGTGAGCAGCATTCCAGAAGATTTTTTTAGGCACACAACCGACATTGACGCAGGTGCCTCCCAGTGGTCCTGCTGCGATCAATGCAGTTTTGGCCCCATAGCTGGCTGCCCGGTTGGCCGTGGCAATACCGCCACTGCCGCCGCCAATGACGATTAAATCATAATCCTGGTTCACGCTGGTTTCTCCTTGTTTTGCTGCGTTTATTCCGGCTTTCTGGATTCAGGTTAATACAAATTTATTTACCTAAAAACTTCTCCAGATCATCTGCACCACCAATATGGCGTCCGCCAATAAACACCTGGGGTACCGTCGAGCGGCCACTGACTGCGCGAATACTGCGCGAGCTGATGCCCGTCCCCATGCCGGTGTGGATTTCCTCGAAAACCATATTACGTTCTTTTAACAGGGCTTTGGCCCGGGCGCAGTGCGGACAACCTTCACGCGTAAATACGGTGATAAATTCCGGATCCCTGGCCTCGGGATTGATGTAACGCAACATGGTATCCGCGTCGGAGACTTCAAAGGGATCACCGGGTTTGTCAGGCTCGATAAACATTTTGCTAATGACGCCATCCTTGACCAGCATGGAGTAGCGCCAGGAACGCTTACCAAATCCCAAATCGCTTTTGTCTACCAGCATACCCATACCTTGGGTAAAATCCCCATTCCCATCGGGAATCAGGCGGATATTTTCTACGCCCAGTTCTTTGGCCCAGGCATCCATCACAAAAGCATCGTTCACTGAAAGGCAGATAATTTCATCCACACCGTTTTCCCGAAAGGTCGGAGCCAATTCGTTGTAACGGGGCAGATGGCTGGAAGAACAGGTCGGGGTGTAAGCACCGGGCAATGAAAATACCACGACGGTTCTGTCCTTGAAGAGGCTGTCACTGCTCATATCCCGCCATTGGTTGTCGACGCGGGTGCGAAAAGTGGCTTGTGGAACCGATTTACCTTCCATACTGGTAAGCTTCATAACGATCTCCTTGTGCGGTTGTGGAAACAATGCATCACGATGTGTTCTGCACTGCGATTAATAATAGAATAAGTCTAAATAACATGCAAGAACAATTTACTGAATCTCTCCCGGCGGCAAAGCTATGGATTAATCTAAAAACGGCAACTGCCGTTTTTAGGACTAAGCACATGACCAGCCAAGAAAATGAGCTGCGGTATCCAGTCCGCCATAGCGAATCTGAAAATCGGCCTGGGCGCGGACAACCGCTTTGGCATGATAGGCAATACCCACTCCTGCCTTGCGTAACATCGGCAGATCATTGGCGCCATCGCCAATGGCAATGCAGTGACTGGCA harbors:
- the gorA gene encoding glutathione-disulfide reductase → MNQDYDLIVIGGGSGGIATANRAASYGAKTALIAAGPLGGTCVNVGCVPKKIFWNAAHLAEQMRMAEDYGFDAVASSFHWERLKAKRDAYIDRLNGRYAQGLDGNGVTLIRGHARFHDKNQVEVDSKILRAPHILIATGGQPTWPDIPGAELGISSDGFFELEKAPRCVAIVGAGYIAVELAGVLHALGSDVSLLMRRKHFLNDFEPILREHLMDAMLHQGINLLAQRQVRELEKRPDGLCLHFQDGDCLGGLDAVIWAIGRRPNSEELELENVGISQDANGFIPVDAFQNTAIPGIYALGDVTSAPALTPVAIAAGRRLADRLFNQQSERHLDVTLVPTVVFSHPPIATVGLSETAARETYGDEAVKVYQTRFTPMLRAFSEDPEKTAMKLVTVGREEKIVGLHAIGDGVDEMLQGFAVALRMGASKKDFDDTIAIHPTSSEELVTLR
- a CDS encoding glutathione peroxidase — encoded protein: MKLTSMEGKSVPQATFRTRVDNQWRDMSSDSLFKDRTVVVFSLPGAYTPTCSSSHLPRYNELAPTFRENGVDEIICLSVNDAFVMDAWAKELGVENIRLIPDGNGDFTQGMGMLVDKSDLGFGKRSWRYSMLVKDGVISKMFIEPDKPGDPFEVSDADTMLRYINPEARDPEFITVFTREGCPHCARAKALLKERNMVFEEIHTGMGTGISSRSIRAVSGRSTVPQVFIGGRHIGGADDLEKFLGK